A window of Desulfovibrio sp. X2 genomic DNA:
CCTTGAAGGGGTCGAGGAAGGCCAGGAAGCGCTTGAAGCGGTACGGCGAGTGCAGCACCAGGGCCACGGCGCCGCACACGGCCGCGCAGCAGGTGGCGAAGAGGTAGACGAAGCGCGTTCCGCCCGCCAGGCACATGAGGAAGAGCAGCGCGCAGAGGAAGGCCGCGCCGCCGAAGTCCGGCTGCAGGAGCAGCAGCAGGGCCAGGAAGCCGGTGACCGCGAAGGGCGGGATGAAGCCGATGGCGAAGCTTTTGACCTTGTCCTGCTTGCTGGCGAAGAAGTAGCCCAGGTAGATGACCAGGGCCACCTTGGACAGCTCCAGCGGCTGGATGGAGAAGGGGCCGATGTGCAGCCAGCGGCGCGCGCCGTTGATGACCACGCCGAGCGGCGTGGCGGCCGTGACGACGAAGAGCATGATGACCAGCAGCAGCCAGAAGTAGGTGTAGCGGTAGATGAGCGCCCTGGGCGCGGCCGCGCAGGCGACCATGCACACGAGCCCCACGACGCAGAAGACGCTCTGGCGCTGGAAGAAGTAGTACTTCCCGCCGTAGAACTTCTCGGCCATGATGCCCGAGGCCGAGAGGACCATGATCAGCCCCGCGGCGGCGAGCAGCAGCCCGGCGGCCAGAAGCCACCAGTCCACGCCCTGCCAGCGGGCCCGGGTCACGTCCGCTGCGCTCACCTAGAGTCCCTCCGCGATGCGCTTGAAATCGTCGCCGCGTTCCTTGTAGCTGCCGTAGAGATCGAAGCTCGAGGTGCCCGGCGAGAGCAGGATCACGTCGCCCTCCTGGGCCTCGGCGAAGAGCTTCCTCACCGCGGGCTCGAGCGTGGGCTCCCAGAACACCGGCAGATGCGGCGCCCAGGCGGGCTCGAAGACCTCGCGGCTGGCGCCGAACAGGCCGATGCTCTTCACGCGCTCCTTGAGGAGCGGCACCAGGGCCGCGGGCTCGCCGCCCTTGAACTTGCCGCCCGCGAGCAGGCGGATGGGACGGTCGAAGGAGGCCACGGCCGCGGCCACGGCGTCGAGCGTGGTGGCCTTGGAGTCGTCCACGAAGAGCACGCCGCGCTTCTCGGCCACGATCTGCAGCCGGTGCGGCTTGGGCGTGAAGGTCGCGACGGCGGCCCGGGCCTGCTCCTCGGTCACGCCGAAGGGGCGCACGGCCAGCCAGGCGGCCTCCATGTTAGCCTTGTTGTGCGGCCCGACGAGCCTGGTCACGTCCGTGAAGCGCTCCGTGGGCACGAAATAGGTGCGCGAGGCCTTGGTGAAGGCCCGGCGCTCGAGCTCGTCGCGCATCTCGAGCGGCGCGATGGCCAGGTTGCCCGCCGCCTGGACGGCGAAGAGCTGCAGCTTTGCCCGCAGGTACTCCTCCATGTCCTTGTGGTAGTCCAGGTGGTTGGGCGAGAAGTTCAGCAGCACGCCCACCTGCGGGTGGAAGGAATGGCAGTTCTGCAGCTGGAAGCTCGAGACCTCGAGCACCAGGACGTCGGCCCTCTCGCCCGAGAGCAGGTACTCCGAGGGCGGGGTGCCGATGTTGCCGCCGAGGAAGACCTTCTTCCCGGCCGTCTCCAGCATGTGGGCGATGAGCGAGACCGTGGTGGTCTTGCCGTTGGTCCCGGTCACGGCGATGACCGGCGCGTCGAAGAACCAGGAGGCCAGCTCGAGCTCGGCCATGATCTTCTGCTCCGGGATGCCCGTGAGCTCCTTTTCCAGCGAGGCCCGGGCGATGCCGGGCGAGAGCACGATCATGTCGGCGCCGGTGAACTGCCCGGCGCTGTGGGCGCCGGACTGGAAGGCCACGGCGGTCTCTTCGATGAAGGCGCGCACGGCGTCGGAGGGCTCGGCCTTGTCGAGCAGGGTGACTTCCGCGCCCAGGGCGAGCAGCAGGCGCACGGCGGCGCGGCCGGACGCTCCCGCGCCCACGACCACGGCCTTGTGGCCCCTGAGCTGTCCCGGATGGATGAGTTCGCGCACGATCCTGTACCTCGTGTTACCTGAGCTTGAGCGTGCTGAGCGCCACCAGGGCGAAGAGCACGGATATGATCCAGAAGCGGATGATGATCTTGGACTCCGGGATGCCTTTCATCTCGAAGTGGTGGTGCAGCGGGGCCATGCGGAAGATGCGCTTGCCGCCGGTCATCTTGAAGTAGCCCACCTGCACGATGACCGAGAGGGTCTCGATGACGAAGAGGCCGCCCACGACCACGAGCAGCAGCTCCTGCTTGGCCGTGACGGCCACGAAGCCGAGCGCGCCGCCGAGCGAGAGCGAGCCCACGTCGCCCATGAAGATCTGGGCCGGATAGGCGTTGAACCAGAGGAAGCCGAGGCCCGCGCCGAGCAGCGAGGAGCAGAAGACCGTGATCTCGCCCACCCCGGGCACGTAGGGCACCTGGAGGTAGTCGGCCATCTTCACGTTGCCCGCCACGTAGACGAAGACGCCGAAGACCACGGCCGCGACCACGGTGGGCACGATGGCCAGGCCGTCCAGGCCGTCGGTCAGGTTCACGCCGTTGGAGGCGCCGACCATGACCAGGATGGCGAAGGGCACGTACATCCAGAACAGGTCCGGATGGAAATTCTTGAAGAAAGGCACGGCCAGCTTGGTGGAGTAGGCCGGGTCGCGCAGGAGCACGGCCACGGCGATGCCCGCCACCACGATCTGGCCGAGGAACTTGGCCTTGGCCGAGAGCCCCTTGTTCTTGTGGCGGCAGACCTTCAGGTAGTCGTCGTAGAGCCCCACCGCGCCGAAGCCGCAGAAGACCAGGAGCACGAGCCAGACGCGCGAGTTGCTGATGTCCGCCCAGAGCAGCGTGGCGGGCAGGCAGGCGGCCATGATCAGCAGGCCGCCCATGGTCGGGGTGCCCGCCTTGGAAGCGTGCGCCTTGACGTCCTCGTGGATGCACTGGCCGCACTTGAGCCTGGTCAGCCAGCGGATCATGGCCGGGCCGAAGGCGATGGCGATGATCAGCGCCGTGAGGAAGGCGTAGATGGAGCGGAACGTGATGTAGCGGAAGACGTTCAGCGCGCTGAACTGGTCCGACAGCGGGAAGAGCAGGTTGTACAGCATCTATTTCTCCTCCCCCTGCGTGCAGAAAATGTCGTCGAGGACCTTCAGGAACTCCTCCATGCGGCAGGACCGCGAGCCCTTGACCAGGATCACTCCCTTGTCCGTGCCCTTCTCGGCCCAGGCCGCGGCGAGGCCCTCGGCGTCCCCGGCTGCGGCGAAGGCGCCCGCGAAGCCGCCCTCCGCGAGCCCGGCCCGCACGGCCTCGGCCATCGTGCCGCGCCAGAACAGGGCCATGACCGGCCTTTCGGCGATGAAGCGGCCGAGCGCGCGGTGTTCTTCCTCGGCCCCGCCGCCGAGCTCGAGCATGTCGCCGAGCACCAGGGCCAGGGGCTGCCCCGCGGCCATCTGCGCGGCGCAGTCCACGGCGCTGCGCATGGACAGCGGGTTGGCGTTGTAGGTGTCGTCGATGAGCGTCACGCAGCCCGCCTCGCGGCAGCAGAAGCGGCCCTCGACATGGACGGGATGGGCCAGGGCGTCGGCCGTGGCGGCGAGGTCCATGCCGCAAAGCGAGGCCACGGCGAAGGCCGCGCCCACGTTCTCGGCGAAGTGCGCCCCGGGATAGGGCAGCTCGCAGGCGATCTCCCTGCCGCGCACGCTGAGCTCGAACCTGCCCGTGCCCGTCCCGGCGGCGCCAGCGTAGCGGCAGAGCACGTCGGCGGGCACGGCGGGATCGGTGGAGAGCGAGACGGTCTTCACGTCGTAGGCCTTGGCCGCCTCCCAGAGCTCCGGGTAGCAGCGGTTGACCACGGCCGTGCCGCCCTCACGCACGAAGCCGAGCAGCGAGGCCTTGGCGCGGGCCACGCCCGCGAGGTCGCCGAGCCCCTCGAGGTGGGCCGGGCCGATGTTGTGCACCACGGCGATGTCGGGCAGGGCCACGGAGCCGAGCTCCTCCATGTCGTGGGGCTTGCTGATGCCGAGCTCGAGCACCCAGTGGTCCTCGGCGCCGGAGGTGCCGAGAATGGTCAGGGGCAGGCCGAGCTGGTTGTTGAAGTTCTTGTGGTTCTTGGCCACCACGAAGCGCGCGCCCAGGACCTGGGCGATCATCTCCTTGAGCGTGGTCTTGCCCGCGGAGCCGGTCACGGCCACCACGCGCGCCTTGCAGCGAAGCCGCCACCAGCGGGCCAGGCGGCCGAGCGCGCGCAGGACGTCGGGCACCACGAGCACCGGCGCGCCGAGGCCCGGCAGGGGCCGCGCCGCCAGGACCGCGACGGCGCCCTGCTCCACCGCTTTCGGGGCGAAGTCGTGGCCGTCGGCGCGCTCGCCGGGCAGGCAGACGAAGAGGTCGCCCGTCCCGGCCTGGCGGCTGTCCGCCACGGCGCGGCGCACGGCGAGACCCATGGCCTCCCGCGGCACGTCCACGCCGAGCGCGGCTGCGATCTCGCCCAGGCTCACGCGCATTCGAGCACCTCGCGCACCACCTGCGCGTCGTTGAAGGGGAACTTCAGCTCGCCGATCTGCTGGTACATCTCGTGGCCCTTGCCCGCGATCACGCAGACGTCCTCGGGGCCGAGCCCCTCGAGCGCCACGCGGATGGCCTCGCGCCGGTCGACCTCCTCCACGACCTGCGCCGCTCCGGCCAGGCCGGGGCGCACGTCGTCCATGATGCGGAAGGGGTCCTCGTTGCGCGGGTTGTCCGAGGTCAGCACGGCCACGTCGGCCCACGAGGCCACGGCATGGCCCATGAGCGGCCGCTTGGTGCGGTCGCGGTCGCCGCCGCAGCCGAAGACCACCACGAGCTTTTTGGGCCGGAGGGACTTCACGGCCGAGAGCACGTTCTCGAGGGCGTCCGGGGTGTGGGCGTAGTCCACGAAGACGTTCAGCCCCTTGGGGTTGGGCACGCGCTCCAGGCGTCCGGGCACGCCGTAGAAGTCGTTCAGCACGCGCATGGCCTTGAGCGGCAGGCCGAGCCCGAGGCCCGCGCCGATGGCGGCCAGGATGTTCTGCGCGTTGTGGCGGCCGACCAGGGGCGAGGAGATGTGGATGGTGCGGTCCTCCCACATGATCTCGAGCTCCATGCCCGCGGCCGAGGAGGAGACGAGGCGTCCGTTCAGGGCGCGGAAGTCGCCCTCGGGCGGCTGGGTCAGGCCGTAGCCCACGGCGCCGGGGATGGAGCGCAGGAGCATGAGGCAGGAGGGGTCGTCCCAGTTGAGCACCGCGGTGCGGCCGGGGGCGGAGTACTCGCTGAAGAGCCTGCTCTTGGCCGCGAGGTAGTTCTCCATGGTGCCGTGGTAGTCCAGGTGGTCCTGGGTCAGGTTGGTCATCACGGCCACGTCGTAGAGCAGCCCGGCCACGCGGGCCTGGTCCAGGGCGTGGGAGGAGACCTCCATGACCGCGGCCTCGACCTTGGCGCGAGCCATGTTGGCCAACAGCTCGTGCGTCTTCCAGCAGTCCGGGGTGGTCAGCTGCGACTCGAGCACCACGCCGGGCCAGCGGTAGTTGATGGTCCCGAGCACGCCCACGCGGCGGCCGTTGGCGTGCATCAGGTACTCGACGAGATAGGCCGTGGTGGTCTTGCCGTTGGTGCCGGTCACGCCCACGAGCTTGAAGGGATGGGCGCGGGTCCTGAAGTAGGCCGCGGCCAGCTCGCCCAGGGCGCGCGCCGGGTCCGGGTGCAGCACGAGCTCGGCCTTGGCGTTCGCGGGCCAGCCCTCGGCGTTGCGCGCCACCACGAAGGCCGCGCCGCGCTCGAGCGCCTGGGGGATGAAGACGGCGCCGTCGACCTTGGCCCCGGGAACGGCCACGAAGACGTCGCCCGGACGGACCTTGCCCGAGTGCGTCCAGACCATGAGCCCCTCGCCGACCCTGGCGAGAAGATCCGTCCACTGCCTGCTGAGCGCCGATGTCATGTCAGGATTCCGCATAGCTTTTGAGCCACAAGGTGAAAGTTGGGGCCTTCTTGGGCCAATCCTCTCCGGCCGAGGGAGACTGCTTCTGCACCACCGCGCCGTGCCCTTCGAGCTTCGGGACCACGCCCTGCCGGGCGAGTATCTCCACGGCCCGGCGCAGCGGCATGCCGCACACGTCCGGGACCTTGCCGTCCGCGAGAGCGGCCTCGGGCCGCTCGACCTTGGCCACGACCTGCGAACCGTCCGCGTCCTTGGCGGCCACGTCCACGGGACAGTCCGCGCTGCCCGGAAGCTGGCAGGTGTAGGCCAGGGTGCCGACGGCCACCTGGCGCACCACGGGCAGCGCGACCATGGAGCCGTAGAAGACGCGGCTCGGGTCGTCGACCATGGCCAGGATCAGGTACTTGGGTTTGTCGCCGGGGATGAAGCCCACGAAGGACGAGAGGTAGTTCTTGCCGTAGCCGCCGCCGGGCAGGGCCTTCTGGGCCGTGCCGGTCTTGCCGCCCACGACCATGCCGTCGATGTGGGCCTTGACGCCCGTGCCGGCGTTCTCGACGACGCCGATCATCATCTGCCGCACCTTGCGCGTGACCTCTTCGTCGAAAACGCGCACGCCCGGCTCGGTGGGGCCGGGCGGGTCCTTGACCAGGCGCAGGGGCTTGAGCACTCCTCCGTCAGCCAGACACAAATAGGCTTTGGCCAGCTGCAGCGGCGTGACGCCGATGCCCTGGCCGAAAGCGATGTTCGCGAGTCCCATTTCGCCCCACTCGCCGGGCGGCCTGAGAAGCCCCCTGCCCTCGCCGGGCAGGAGGAGTCCGGGCCGCTCGCCGAAGCCGAGCTTGGTGAGGTACTTGTAATAGGTCGGCGCACCGAGGTCCAGGCCGATCTTGGCCGCGCCGATGTTCGACGAGTAGCGGATCACGTCGCTGACCGTCAGCCAGCCGTAGGAGTGGATGTCGTCGTGGATCGTGTGGTGCAGGAACTTCCACTTGCCGTCCTCGCAGAAGTAGCGGGTGTCCGGCGTGACGCGGCGCTCCTGCAGGGCGGCGGCCACCATCAAGGGCTTCATGGTGGAGCCCGGCTCGTAGACGTCCATGGCCGCGCGGTCGCGCATCACGTCCAGGGGCTGGCGGCGGTAGATGTTCGGGTTGAAGAACGGGAAGTTGGCCAGGGCCAGGATCTCGCCCGTGGGCACGTCGACCACGATGCACACGCCCGCGCGGGCGTTGTACTTGGTGACCACGTTCGCCAGGGCGGTCTCGGCCAGGTCCTGGATGTGGGCGTCGATGGTCAGGGTCACGTCGTGGCCGTCGATGTCCATCTCGCGGCCCTGGGCGTCGAGGTACAGGCGGTGGCCCACGGCGTCGCGCTGGACCACGAACTCGGCCTTGCCCCCGGCCAGGGAGTCGTCCATGGAGCGCTCGACGCCGTCCAGCCCCTTGCCGTCCACGCCCACGAAGCCGAGCACCTGCCCGGCGAGGCTGTTGTTCGGGTAGAGGCGGCCGTACTCGTAGGTCAGGTAGACCCCGTGCAGCTTCTCCTGGCTCACGGCCAGGGCCGCGCGGTCGTCCACGTAGCGGGCGATCCACACGAAGCTGCGCCGCGTGGTGATCTTGCTGCGGATCTCGGCCGGGGACTGGCTCAGGTCCTTGGCCAGGGCGCGGACCACGGCCTCGCGGTTCTCGATCTCCACGGGGTTCACGTACACGGAGTTGAAGCGCACGCTGCGGGCGAGCTGGCGGCCGTCGCGGTCCAGTATCTCGCCGCGCTCGCCGCGCTCGAAGTCGGCGGCCAGGTGCTGGCGCTTGGCCTGCTCGGCCAGCCAGG
This region includes:
- the ftsW gene encoding putative lipid II flippase FtsW; translation: MSAADVTRARWQGVDWWLLAAGLLLAAAGLIMVLSASGIMAEKFYGGKYYFFQRQSVFCVVGLVCMVACAAAPRALIYRYTYFWLLLVIMLFVVTAATPLGVVINGARRWLHIGPFSIQPLELSKVALVIYLGYFFASKQDKVKSFAIGFIPPFAVTGFLALLLLLQPDFGGAAFLCALLFLMCLAGGTRFVYLFATCCAAVCGAVALVLHSPYRFKRFLAFLDPFKDAGNTGYQLVQSLYAFGSGRILGVGLGAGRQKLFFLPEAHNDFLMAVVGEETGFLGVTLIILLIGILLWRAFTISVRQDDLRDRFTAYGLTLILGIGCLFNLAVVLGTVPPKGVPMPFMSYGGSQIIISFICLGLLLNYSRTAGLRTAGAPAANSGGVAVGQAVQGGARC
- the murD gene encoding UDP-N-acetylmuramoyl-L-alanine--D-glutamate ligase gives rise to the protein MRELIHPGQLRGHKAVVVGAGASGRAAVRLLLALGAEVTLLDKAEPSDAVRAFIEETAVAFQSGAHSAGQFTGADMIVLSPGIARASLEKELTGIPEQKIMAELELASWFFDAPVIAVTGTNGKTTTVSLIAHMLETAGKKVFLGGNIGTPPSEYLLSGERADVLVLEVSSFQLQNCHSFHPQVGVLLNFSPNHLDYHKDMEEYLRAKLQLFAVQAAGNLAIAPLEMRDELERRAFTKASRTYFVPTERFTDVTRLVGPHNKANMEAAWLAVRPFGVTEEQARAAVATFTPKPHRLQIVAEKRGVLFVDDSKATTLDAVAAAVASFDRPIRLLAGGKFKGGEPAALVPLLKERVKSIGLFGASREVFEPAWAPHLPVFWEPTLEPAVRKLFAEAQEGDVILLSPGTSSFDLYGSYKERGDDFKRIAEGL
- the mraY gene encoding phospho-N-acetylmuramoyl-pentapeptide-transferase, with the protein product MLYNLLFPLSDQFSALNVFRYITFRSIYAFLTALIIAIAFGPAMIRWLTRLKCGQCIHEDVKAHASKAGTPTMGGLLIMAACLPATLLWADISNSRVWLVLLVFCGFGAVGLYDDYLKVCRHKNKGLSAKAKFLGQIVVAGIAVAVLLRDPAYSTKLAVPFFKNFHPDLFWMYVPFAILVMVGASNGVNLTDGLDGLAIVPTVVAAVVFGVFVYVAGNVKMADYLQVPYVPGVGEITVFCSSLLGAGLGFLWFNAYPAQIFMGDVGSLSLGGALGFVAVTAKQELLLVVVGGLFVIETLSVIVQVGYFKMTGGKRIFRMAPLHHHFEMKGIPESKIIIRFWIISVLFALVALSTLKLR
- the murF gene encoding UDP-N-acetylmuramoyl-tripeptide--D-alanyl-D-alanine ligase, which produces MRVSLGEIAAALGVDVPREAMGLAVRRAVADSRQAGTGDLFVCLPGERADGHDFAPKAVEQGAVAVLAARPLPGLGAPVLVVPDVLRALGRLARWWRLRCKARVVAVTGSAGKTTLKEMIAQVLGARFVVAKNHKNFNNQLGLPLTILGTSGAEDHWVLELGISKPHDMEELGSVALPDIAVVHNIGPAHLEGLGDLAGVARAKASLLGFVREGGTAVVNRCYPELWEAAKAYDVKTVSLSTDPAVPADVLCRYAGAAGTGTGRFELSVRGREIACELPYPGAHFAENVGAAFAVASLCGMDLAATADALAHPVHVEGRFCCREAGCVTLIDDTYNANPLSMRSAVDCAAQMAAGQPLALVLGDMLELGGGAEEEHRALGRFIAERPVMALFWRGTMAEAVRAGLAEGGFAGAFAAAGDAEGLAAAWAEKGTDKGVILVKGSRSCRMEEFLKVLDDIFCTQGEEK
- a CDS encoding UDP-N-acetylmuramoyl-L-alanyl-D-glutamate--2,6-diaminopimelate ligase, producing the protein MTSALSRQWTDLLARVGEGLMVWTHSGKVRPGDVFVAVPGAKVDGAVFIPQALERGAAFVVARNAEGWPANAKAELVLHPDPARALGELAAAYFRTRAHPFKLVGVTGTNGKTTTAYLVEYLMHANGRRVGVLGTINYRWPGVVLESQLTTPDCWKTHELLANMARAKVEAAVMEVSSHALDQARVAGLLYDVAVMTNLTQDHLDYHGTMENYLAAKSRLFSEYSAPGRTAVLNWDDPSCLMLLRSIPGAVGYGLTQPPEGDFRALNGRLVSSSAAGMELEIMWEDRTIHISSPLVGRHNAQNILAAIGAGLGLGLPLKAMRVLNDFYGVPGRLERVPNPKGLNVFVDYAHTPDALENVLSAVKSLRPKKLVVVFGCGGDRDRTKRPLMGHAVASWADVAVLTSDNPRNEDPFRIMDDVRPGLAGAAQVVEEVDRREAIRVALEGLGPEDVCVIAGKGHEMYQQIGELKFPFNDAQVVREVLECA
- a CDS encoding penicillin-binding transpeptidase domain-containing protein, whose product is MTGKSTSNRKARVRRQTATVRPSGDGRWRIWAVAAFFALAWVGLWVRAGYVQIVEGPWLAEQAKRQHLAADFERGERGEILDRDGRQLARSVRFNSVYVNPVEIENREAVVRALAKDLSQSPAEIRSKITTRRSFVWIARYVDDRAALAVSQEKLHGVYLTYEYGRLYPNNSLAGQVLGFVGVDGKGLDGVERSMDDSLAGGKAEFVVQRDAVGHRLYLDAQGREMDIDGHDVTLTIDAHIQDLAETALANVVTKYNARAGVCIVVDVPTGEILALANFPFFNPNIYRRQPLDVMRDRAAMDVYEPGSTMKPLMVAAALQERRVTPDTRYFCEDGKWKFLHHTIHDDIHSYGWLTVSDVIRYSSNIGAAKIGLDLGAPTYYKYLTKLGFGERPGLLLPGEGRGLLRPPGEWGEMGLANIAFGQGIGVTPLQLAKAYLCLADGGVLKPLRLVKDPPGPTEPGVRVFDEEVTRKVRQMMIGVVENAGTGVKAHIDGMVVGGKTGTAQKALPGGGYGKNYLSSFVGFIPGDKPKYLILAMVDDPSRVFYGSMVALPVVRQVAVGTLAYTCQLPGSADCPVDVAAKDADGSQVVAKVERPEAALADGKVPDVCGMPLRRAVEILARQGVVPKLEGHGAVVQKQSPSAGEDWPKKAPTFTLWLKSYAES